agtcggggaaaggggggggggggatacctagtcagttggggaaagggggggggaggggatacctagtcagttggggaaaggggggggatacctagtcagttggggaaaggggggggatacctagtcagttggggaaaggggggggatacctagtcagtcggggaaaggggggggatacctagtcagtcggggaaagggggggggggggatacctagtcagtcgggggggggatacctagtcagttggggaaaggggggggatacctagtcagtcggggaaaggggggggggggggatacctagtcagtcgggggggggatacctagtcagttggggaaagggggggatacctagtcagtcggggaaaggggggggggggggggatacctagtcagtcggggggggatacctagtcagttggggaaaggggggggatacctagtcagtcggggaaaggggggggggggggggatacctagtcagtcgggggggggatacctagtcagttggggaaaggggggggatacctagtcagtcggggaaagggggggggggggggatacctagtcagtcggggggggatacctagtcagttggggaaaggggggggggggggatacctagtcagtcggggaaagggggggggggggatacctagtcagtcgggggggggatacctagtcagttggggaaagggggggggggggggatacctagtcagtcggggggggatacctagtcagttggggaaaggggggggggggggatacctagtcagtcggaaagggggggatacctagtcagttggggaaagggggggggggggatacctagtcagtcggggggggggatacctagtcagttggggaaagggggggatacctagtcagttggggaaagggggggatacctagtcagttggggaaagggggggggggggggatacctagtcagtcggggaaaggggggggggggatacctagtcagtcggggaaagggggatacctagtcagtcggggaaggggatacctagtcagtcggggaaagggggggggatacctagtcagtcggggaaagggggggggatacctagtcagtcggggaaaggggggggggatacctagtcagtcggggaaaggggggggggatacctagtcagtcggggaaagggggggggatacctagtcagtcggggaaagggggggggatacctagtcagtcggggaaaggggggggggggtacctagtcagtcggggaaagggggggggggatacctagtcagtcggggaaagggggggggaatacctagtcagtcggggaaggggggggggggatacctagtcagtcggggaaggggggatacctagtcagtcggggaaggggggggggggatacctagtcagtctgggaaggggggaggggggatacctagtcagtcggggaaaggggtggggggatacctagtcagtcggggaaaggggggggggggggatacctagtcagtcggggaaagggggggggggggatacctagtcagtcggggaaaggggggggggatacctagtcagtcggggaaagggggggggggggatacctagtcagtcggggaaagggggggggggatacctagtcagtcggggaaaggggggggggatacctagtcagtcggggaaaggggggggatacctagtcagtcggggaaaggggggggatacctagtcagtcggggaaaggggtgggagggatacctagtcagttggggaaaggggtgGGGGGATATCTAGTCTGTTTtataactgaatgcattcaactgaaatgtgtcttccacatttaacccatctctctgaatcagagaggtgcaggggatGCTGACTTAAACAACATCCACGgtacccagggaacagtgggttaactaccttgttcagggggcagaacaacagatttttaccttgtcagctcagggattcgatccagcaacctttcggttactgatcCAGAGCTCTAACCATTAAGCTACCTGCAGACTAGCTTCTCCACTCTTACTGCTACAGATTAGCTTCTCCACTCTGTTACCGTAGCAGCTGCAGAGTAGCTTCTCCACTCTGTTACCGTAGCAGCTGCAGACTAGCTTCTCCACTCTGTTACCGTAGCAGCTGCAGACTAGCTTCTCCACTCTGTTACCGTAGCAGCTGCAGACTAGCTTCTCCACTCTGTTACCGTAGCAGCTGCAGAGTAGCTTCTCCACTCTGTTACCGTAGCAGCTGCAGACTAGCTTCTCCACTCTGTTACCGTAGCAGCTGCAGAGTAGCTTCTCCACTCTGTTACCGTAGCAGCTGCAGAGTAGCTTCTCCACTCTGTTACCGTAGCAGCTGCAGACTAGCTTCTCCACTCTGTTACCGTAGCAGCTGCAGACTAGCTTCTCCACTCTGTTACCGTAGCAGCTGCAGACTAGCTTCTCCACTCTGTTACCGTAGCAGCTGCAGACTAGCTTCTCCACTCTGTTACCGTAGCAGCTGCAGAGTAGCTTCTCCACTCTGTTACCGTAGCAGCTGCAGAGTAGCTTCTCCACTCTGTTACCGTAGCAGCTGCAGACTAGCTTCTCCACTCTGTTACCGTAGCAGCTGCAGACTAGCTTCTCCACTCTGTTACCGTAGCAGCTGCAGACTAGCTTCTCCACTCTGTTACCGTAGCAGCTGCAGACTAGCTTCTCCACTCTTACCGTAGCAGCTGCAGACTAGCTTCTCCACTCTGTTACCGTAGCAGCTGCAGAGTAGCGTTCACCATTGCTTATTGTAAATGATTGAGGTGGAATGCTAATCTAGAGGGAGGAGCTAATGTCCGCTCTCTGTTCCCCGTAGTACTCCCTGCCCCTGCCACAAGGGGGCAAACACGGCAGCAACCCCCACCTGGTGGAGGACCAGCGTTTCCCCCAGCAGCGCGTGTCCCGTAAGGCCCGCCAGAAGACGGACGTCTTTAACCCAGACTACCTGGCCGGGGGCGGCTCACCTTTCTCTGATCACGACATCTACAGCCGCTCTGCCAACCTGCACATCACAGACGGCGCGGGCGGAGGGGGTCGGAGGCGGGCCAACCCCAACGCTGCCCGCAAGAAGAAATGTTGAAGAATCGGAAGCCATTTTCTACACGCCAAGTTCCACTAAAGAGAAATCCCAGAAACTGAACTGTGAAGATAGCTGGATTTAATACTGATGTTTTgtataaaattttaaaaaattgtaaGGTAAACTTAATGAATTCCATAATGTCATACAGTAACTAAACTACCAAGTTTGTAAAAGCCTGACGGTAATTTGCACTTTCAAGGCTTGTGTCTGTAACCTGCTCGGACATTTGATGCCCCTAATTAAACACACAGTTCAAGACGCTTCTGTTGTGGATAGATTTTAATAATGAAGATCCATTTTACAGTAGAAATAAACtattttaaatgtattacatAGTTCAGTTACCACATTGTCAAACCCAGATTAGATGGCAGTTTATAAAAGCTAAAGCATTGGAAACATTCCTGAAAAGGGTCAATTGTTAAATTAACTAGTCAAAATGCACAGTAGCTGAGATTCAAACCATTAATTCAAGGCTATTGTTAGTTTACCTTGCCAACACTCCTGAGGGTTAACTCTCTGCTACCTCCGGGTTTACCTCAGGCTCTGATGGCTCACTGTCTCCCTCTGGGTTTACCTCAGGCTCTAGGACTGGGTTATGTTCTGGGTCGGTCAGTACAGGCTTTGGGGGATTCAGTATGGCCTCCAACTCAGGGTCTTCCTGTACTTCACGGTGGCTGTCAGCCCTTGGTCTCTCTGGGTCGtccagtacagggttagggtcgTTGAAAATGGCTTCCAgttcagggtcagaggtcagacctGTCTCGGACACAAACTCAGTAGATATGGTTGATGAGACCATGGGATCCTCCTCAATAGGTTCCGGGCCTGCTATTGGTTCAGGATCAGGATTTCCCAGGTTGTCAACAGGAAGTGTTGGTTGAGGATCAGCTGTGGTGAGACCGTCCAGCTCAACACTGAGGTCTTCTCCCACCGGAGTCACCGTCTCCCTCTTGGGAAGAACAAACGCCAGAGGCTCCAGGACTGGACTCACATCGATACAACCCAGACTGTTGTACTGGTGGACTTGAGTTGGAGGGACACCTGGAGGACAAAAACCACGTTTCACATTATTACAGAGGTCGTTACTGTGGATGTTCTCCGTCACAGAGTATTTACCCAGTATGACAGAGAGCTGTGCTGGGGGGAACAGAGTATTTACCCAGTATGACAGAGAgctgtgctgggggggggggggggggaacagagtATTTACCCAGTATGACAGAGAgctgtgctgggggggggggaacagagtATTTACCCAGTATGACAGAGAgctgtgctggggggggggggggggggggacagagtaTTTACCCAGTAGGACAGAGAGCTGTGCTGGGGGGAACAGGACCTGTAGACAACGGTTGAGGAAAGGCACCAGGTCCTCAGTGAAGGAACAGCAGAATTGGACAAACAGCTCCTTCTCTCGGTCGCTGAAGGCCGTCTCTTCAGCCCGGTGGAACGCCACGATCAACTTGGTGacctggggaggagagagaggaaataatTTCAACAAGAGTCTTGAGTCTGAGGGAGTGTGACCTGATCCTATCAGGGTAACTTCTACCATGGTCAGACACAGTGGCTTTCGCATCTAGAGAGAGCATCCCATCTACCGCGTCTAGAGAGCATCCCATCTACCGCGTCTAGAGAGCATCCCATCTACCGCGTCTAGAGAGCATCCCATCTACCGCGTCTAGAGAGCATCCCATCTACCGCGTCTAGAGAGGCGTTGGTTACCTTCACCAGCGCGTCCTCCAGGTACTTGGTCACCTGCTGGGCTAGACCGAGGGGACAACAgagccggaggtcgttgaaggccGTCAAGATGTTGTTCAGGAAGCAGGCCAGAGGGGGGAAGTCCAGCAGAGCCATGGGGGGCTGGAGGGTACCTGGCTGGGTACTGGGGGGCTGGAGGGTACCTGGCATGGAGCCCCCACCCAgcatagaggggagagagatcagAGTGTACAGGTTCATGTCCTCCTGGAACCTGTCTATGGCTTCCTCTACAGCTTTACGGAAGGTATCGGCCGCCACGCGCTGGAACATCGGGGCCAGCTGGCCGCGGAAGTCTGCCCCAACGCGGCTGAAGGACAGGCCGAAATACATGCACTGTCCCAGCAGGGAGTCCAGGCGTCCGCCCACCCCCCTCTGGAGGTCTCGGTCCAGGGTCACCAGGAACTCAGACACCTGCTGCACCACCCAGCCATGGAAGATGGCCGCCTCGTTCACCGCCTGGCCGTGAACACCTTTCAACACAGACAATACCGTACATCACAAGGCTGCCCCCTCGTTCAACACCGTACATCACAAGGCTGCCCCCTCGTTCAACACCCTACATCACAAGGCTGCCCCCTCGTTCAACACCCTACATCACAAGGCTGCCCCCTCGTTCAACACCCTACATCACAAATCTTCATATTTATGTAAATCGTATCAAATAATTCAGCCTTAAATGAAATAAAGCATTGTGTCACCGGGAGACAGCAGGGGGTCCTCGTCAGAGAAGATGGCTCTGTACTGGGTGATGATGTCAAACAGATGTACCTGGATCAGAGGAAGACAAATGTCAGAGAATTAAAAGTCCTGTTTCCTGGGTCCTTCATTCCACTGCTAGATAACAGAAGCCAGGTTACACACGCGACAGGCCTCGATGGTCTTGGTGATGTGGCAGTAAGGGTCCTCATCAGGGACAGTGGACAGGATGGAATGGAGCCAGCTGCCCCGCGCCTGCAGGAACTTGACCCGTAGCTCCGCCTCCGTGAACACGTCCATCCTGCGCAGGTAGCCAAtcacacgcaggcacacaggAAGCTGGGAGTTGCTACGAAGCTGTTGCAACAGCTGGTTCAGCATGAGCTGAGCCGACTGACGCACCTCGTGGACGATGCCCTGGAGAAGAGACACAGGCCACGTTACTGTAGAGGTCAGGGAATCACACTCTGTTACAGTAGAGGTCAGGGAATCACACTCTGTTACAGTATTAAGACAAGGTATTTCTAGATCTACCACAGTTTGTCAGACTGTGCGTTGACAAAATTAATATAATAAGGAAGTGGTACGATCTGTAACTCCTCGCTGTGTAAACAGGAAGTGGTACGATCTGTAACTCCTAGCTGTGTAAACAGGAAGTGGTACGATCTGTAACTCCTCGCTGTGTAAACAGGAAGTGGTACGATCTGTAACTCCTAGCTGTGTAAACAGGAAGTGGTACGATCTGTAACTCCTCGCTGTGTAAACAGGAAGTGGTACGATCTGTAACTCCTCGCTGTGTAAACAGGAAGTGGTACGATCTGTAACTCCTCGCTGTGTAAACAGGAAGTGGTACGATCTGTAACTCCTCGCTGTGTAAACAGGAAGTGGTACGATCTGTAACTCCTCGCTGTGTAAACAGGAAGTGGTACGATCTGTAACTCCTCGCGGTGTAAACAGGAAGTGGTACGATCTGTAACTCCTCGCTGTGTAAACAGGAAGTGGTACGATCTGTAACTCCTCGCGGTGTAAACAGGAAGTGGTACGATCTGTAACTCCTCGCTGTGTAAACAGGAAGTGGTACGATCTGTAACTCCTCGCTGTGCAAACAGGAAGTGGTACGATCTGTAACTCCTCGCTGTGCAAACAGGAAGTGGTACGATCTGTAACTCCTAGCTGTGCAAACAGGAAGTGGTAGTTGGTAGCATTAATACCTGGATGACAGGTAGAGACGAGTGCTTCTTCTCCAGTCTCTTGACGTACGCTGCCAGCTCCAGAGCCTCCTCGTAGTAACCATTCCGGACGCAGGTGTCCATCAGCTGAGGTATCTCTAAGATCTCCAGGATCTCTGTGTGACGGTTCAGAGTCAGGCTGTTCATCCGCCGGCTCGCCCCGATGTCCTCCGCCTCCTTCACAAAACCCCTAAAGGAGAGGATAGACATGAGCCCAACAGGTTCTTCATCATGTCAACAGTTCATAACAGTATTATAACAGTTCCTGGAACAGTAACATTCAATGAGATCTAGTGTTTGATCTAGACAGACGTGAGCCTGGTACAAGTCTGTTTGTTCTAGACAGACGTGAGcccggtaccagtctgtttgtcccagatagacgtgagcccggtaccagtctgtttgtcccagatagacgtgagcccggtaccagtctgtttgtcccagatagacgtgagcccggtaccagtctgtttgtcccagatagacgtgagcccggtaccagtctgtttgtcccagatagacgtgagcccggtaccagtctgtttgtcccagatagacgtgagcccggtaccagtctgtttgtcccagatagacgtgagcccggtaccagtctgtttgtcccagatagacgtgagcccggtaccagtctgtttgtcccagatagacgtgagcccggtaccagtctgtttgtcccagatagacgtgagcccggtaccagtctgtttgtcccagatagacgtgagcccggtaccagtctgtttgtcccagatagacgtgagcccggtaccagtctgtttgtcccagatagacgtgagcccggtaccagtctgtttgtcccagatagacgtgagcccggtaccagtctgtttgtcccagatagacgtgagcccggtaccagtctgtttgtcccagatagacgtgagcccggtaccagtctgtttgtcccagatagacgtgagcccggtaccagtctgtttgtcccagatagacgtgagcccggtaccagtctgtttgtcccagatagacgtgagcccggtaccagtctgtttgtcccagatagacgtgagcccggtaccagtctgtttgtcccagatagacctgagcccggtaccagtctgtttgtcccagatagacctgagcccggtaccagtctgtttgtcccagatagacgtgagcccggtaccagtctgtttgtcccagatagacgtgagcccggtaccagtctgtttgtcccagatagacgtgagcccggtaccagtctgtttgtcccagatagacgtgagcccggtaccagtctgtttgtcccagatagacgtgagcccggtaccagtctgtttgtcccagatagacgtgagcccggtaccagtctgtttgtcccagatagacgtgagcccggtaccagtctgtttgtcccagatagacgtgagcccggtaccagtctgtttgtcccagatagacgtgagcccggtaccagtctgtttgttctagatagacgtgagcccggtaccagtctgtttgtcccaGATAGACGTGAGCCCGGTACCAGACTGTTTGTCCCAGATAGACGTGAGCCCGGTACCAAACTGTTTGTCCCAGATAGACGTGAGCCCGGTACCAAACTGTTTGTCCCAGATAGACGTGAGCCCGGTACCAGACTGTTTGTTCTAGATAGACGTGAGCCCGGTACCAGACTGTTTGTTCTAGATAGACGTGATCCCCGGTACAAGACTGTTTGTTCTAGATAAACGTGAGCCCGGTACCAGACTGTTTGTTCTAGATAGACGTGAGcccggtaccagtctgtttgtcccagatagacgtgagcccggtaccagtctgtttgtcccagatagacgtgagcccggtaccagtctgtttgttctagatagacgtgagcccggtaccagtctgtttgtcccagatagacgtgagcccggtaccagtctgtttgttctaGATAGACGTGAGCCCGGTACCAGACTGTTTGTTCTAGATAGACGTGAGCCCGGTACCAGACTGTTTGTCCCAGATAGACGTGATCCCGGTACCAAACTGTTTGTCCCAGATAGACGTGAGCccagtgccagtctgtttgtcccAGATAGACGTGAGCCCGGTACCAGACTGTTTGTTCTAGATAGACGTGAGCCCGGTACCAGACTGTTTGTTCTAGATAGACGTGATCCCCGGTACAAGACTGTTTGTTCTAGATAAACGTGAGCCCGGTACCAGACTGTTTGTTCTAGATAGACGTGAGCCCGGTACCAGACTGTTTGTCCCAGATAGACGTGAGCCCGGTACCAGACTGTTTGTTCTAGATAGACGTGATCCCCGGTACAAGACTGTTTGTTCTAGATAAACGTGAGCCCGGTACCAGACTGTTTGTTCTAGATAGACGTGAGCCCGGTACCAGACTGTTTGTCCCAGATAGACGTGAGCCCAGTGTCAGTCTGTTTGTCCCAGATAGACGTGAGCCCGGTACCAGACTGTTTGTCCCAGATAGACGTGAGCCCAGTGTCAGTCTGTTTGTCCTAGATAGACACGAGCCCGGTACCAGACTGTTTGTTCTAGATAGACGTGAGCCCGGTACCAGACTGTTTGTTCTAGATAGACGTGAGCCttgatatataaaaaaaacattgagacattatctcacatttgttttagactaacatttagttttcaacagaggagatttgtataaaccttgtcCGTCTCTtccgacatttgcaacaatgTCTCAATATTCAAATTGGTTCTCCAGCTGTCTCCTTATGGGATGagacaggcagcttttctcagccagttgaaATAATGAACCAGGATCATGTTTATGGACATAACGTTATACAAAAAAAACATCAATAGAAAATAGGTCAAACAAAATTTGGTACATCTCGTtttcagtctttccagcttcagtttgaggTGATTGTGTTAGATGTGTTGTtgactagctcctctgaacaacagtgtcctgaccaGAGAACATATTTTCTATGTCAGGTGAAATAACGCCTCATTAGATCATTATTATGGATAACAGAttaacaaatgcagctactttgttgttattctggccgctaataaattcattaaaatacaGTTTTCTGAAAATatgatttgaatatgttggtaacacgTTGTGTAGAAGTGATAATGCCCACGaaaccggtgtttggaggatatgttGGCACGGTTTGCCGGTGTTGTGTCGAAAATCTCCCccattagagcgttggactagtaaccggaaggttgccagttcaaatccccgagctgtcgttctgcccctgaacaggcacttaacccactgttcctaggccgtcattgaaaataagattttgttcttaattaactgacttgcctaaaaaaaaaaagaataatataTTTCTTTTAATCACGTAAATGGCATGTCAAAACGACAGAGAGTAATTGTCTAACTTTACCACTAACC
This sequence is a window from Oncorhynchus clarkii lewisi isolate Uvic-CL-2024 chromosome 26, UVic_Ocla_1.0, whole genome shotgun sequence. Protein-coding genes within it:
- the LOC139384479 gene encoding conserved oligomeric Golgi complex subunit 8-like, yielding MTAVDVEDESILASIFKDSFPDNWRDNPDFAAYLSELSSYGVEKLNREPERLAEERAQILQQTRELAFSNYKTFIRTADCTEEIYRDFGRVESSVSKLLDKLPSFGEKCRGFVKEAEDIGASRRMNSLTLNRHTEILEILEIPQLMDTCVRNGYYEEALELAAYVKRLEKKHSSLPVIQGIVHEVRQSAQLMLNQLLQQLRSNSQLPVCLRVIGYLRRMDVFTEAELRVKFLQARGSWLHSILSTVPDEDPYCHITKTIEACRVHLFDIITQYRAIFSDEDPLLSPGVHGQAVNEAAIFHGWVVQQVSEFLVTLDRDLQRGVGGRLDSLLGQCMYFGLSFSRVGADFRGQLAPMFQRVAADTFRKAVEEAIDRFQEDMNLYTLISLPSMLGGGSMPGTLQPPSTQPGTLQPPMALLDFPPLACFLNNILTAFNDLRLCCPLGLAQQVTKYLEDALVKVTKLIVAFHRAEETAFSDREKELFVQFCCSFTEDLVPFLNRCLQVLFPPAQLSVLLGVPPTQVHQYNSLGCIDVSPVLEPLAFVLPKRETVTPVGEDLSVELDGLTTADPQPTLPVDNLGNPDPEPIAGPEPIEEDPMVSSTISTEFVSETGLTSDPELEAIFNDPNPVLDDPERPRADSHREVQEDPELEAILNPPKPVLTDPEHNPVLEPEVNPEGDSEPSEPEVNPEVAES